The following proteins are co-located in the Theropithecus gelada isolate Dixy chromosome 19, Tgel_1.0, whole genome shotgun sequence genome:
- the IZUMO4 gene encoding izumo sperm-egg fusion protein 4 isoform X2 yields MALLLCLVGVTAALAHGCLHCHSKFSEKFSFYRHHVNLKSWWVGDIPVSGALLTDWSDDTMKELHLAIPAEITREKLDQVATAVYQRMDQLYQGKMYFPGYFPNELRNIFREQVHLIQNAIIESRLDCQRHCGIFQYETISCNNCTDSHVACFGYNCESSEQWESAVQGLLNYINNWHKQDVSMSLVSPAFRCLEPPHLANLTLEDAAECLKQH; encoded by the exons ATGGCCCTGCTGCTGTGCCTGGTGGGCGTGACGGCGGCGCTGGCCCACGGCTGTCTGCACTGCCACAGCAAGTTCTCTGAGAAGTTCTCCTTCTACCGCCACCATGTGAACCTCAAGTCCTGGTGGGTGGGCGACATCCCCGTGTCAGGGGCGCTGCTCACCGACTGGAGCGACGACACGATGAAGGAGCTGCACCTGGCCATCCCCGCCGAGATCA CCCGGGAGAAGCTGGACCAAGTGGCGACAGCAGTGTACCAGAGAATGGATCAGCTGTACCAGGGGAAGATGTACTTCCCGG GGTATTTCCCCAACGAGCTGCGCAACATCTTCCGGGAGCAGGTGCACCTCATCCAGAACGCCATCATTGAAA GTCGCCTCGACTGTCAGCGCCACTGTG GCATCTTCCAGTACGAGACCATCTCCTGCAACAACTGCACAGACTCGCACGTCGCCTGCTTTGGCTACAACTGCGA GTCCTCGGAGCAGTGGGAGTCAGCTGTCCAGGGCCTGCTGAACTACAT AAATAACTGGCACAA ACAGGACGTGAGCATGAG CCTGGTATCGCCGGCCTTCAGGTGTCtggagcccccacacctggccaaccTGACCTTGGAAGATGCTGCTGAGTGTCTCAAGCAGCACTGA
- the IZUMO4 gene encoding izumo sperm-egg fusion protein 4 isoform X3, which translates to MALLLCLVGVTAALAHGCLHCHSKFSEKFSFYRHHVNLKSWWVGDIPVSGALLTDWSDDTMKELHLAIPAEITREKLDQVATAVYQRMDQLYQGKMYFPGYFPNELRNIFREQVHLIQNAIIESRLDCQRHCGIFQYETISCNNCTDSHVACFGYNCESSEQWESAVQGLLNYINNWHNLVSPAFRCLEPPHLANLTLEDAAECLKQH; encoded by the exons ATGGCCCTGCTGCTGTGCCTGGTGGGCGTGACGGCGGCGCTGGCCCACGGCTGTCTGCACTGCCACAGCAAGTTCTCTGAGAAGTTCTCCTTCTACCGCCACCATGTGAACCTCAAGTCCTGGTGGGTGGGCGACATCCCCGTGTCAGGGGCGCTGCTCACCGACTGGAGCGACGACACGATGAAGGAGCTGCACCTGGCCATCCCCGCCGAGATCA CCCGGGAGAAGCTGGACCAAGTGGCGACAGCAGTGTACCAGAGAATGGATCAGCTGTACCAGGGGAAGATGTACTTCCCGG GGTATTTCCCCAACGAGCTGCGCAACATCTTCCGGGAGCAGGTGCACCTCATCCAGAACGCCATCATTGAAA GTCGCCTCGACTGTCAGCGCCACTGTG GCATCTTCCAGTACGAGACCATCTCCTGCAACAACTGCACAGACTCGCACGTCGCCTGCTTTGGCTACAACTGCGA GTCCTCGGAGCAGTGGGAGTCAGCTGTCCAGGGCCTGCTGAACTACAT AAATAACTGGCACAA CCTGGTATCGCCGGCCTTCAGGTGTCtggagcccccacacctggccaaccTGACCTTGGAAGATGCTGCTGAGTGTCTCAAGCAGCACTGA
- the IZUMO4 gene encoding izumo sperm-egg fusion protein 4 isoform X1, which yields MALLLCLVGVTAALAHGCLHCHSKFSEKFSFYRHHVNLKSWWVGDIPVSGALLTDWSDDTMKELHLAIPAEITREKLDQVATAVYQRMDQLYQGKMYFPGYFPNELRNIFREQVHLIQNAIIESRLDCQRHCGIFQYETISCNNCTDSHVACFGYNCESSEQWESAVQGLLNYINNWHKQDVSMRLRSSSFSWPGTHRATPAFLVSPAFRCLEPPHLANLTLEDAAECLKQH from the exons ATGGCCCTGCTGCTGTGCCTGGTGGGCGTGACGGCGGCGCTGGCCCACGGCTGTCTGCACTGCCACAGCAAGTTCTCTGAGAAGTTCTCCTTCTACCGCCACCATGTGAACCTCAAGTCCTGGTGGGTGGGCGACATCCCCGTGTCAGGGGCGCTGCTCACCGACTGGAGCGACGACACGATGAAGGAGCTGCACCTGGCCATCCCCGCCGAGATCA CCCGGGAGAAGCTGGACCAAGTGGCGACAGCAGTGTACCAGAGAATGGATCAGCTGTACCAGGGGAAGATGTACTTCCCGG GGTATTTCCCCAACGAGCTGCGCAACATCTTCCGGGAGCAGGTGCACCTCATCCAGAACGCCATCATTGAAA GTCGCCTCGACTGTCAGCGCCACTGTG GCATCTTCCAGTACGAGACCATCTCCTGCAACAACTGCACAGACTCGCACGTCGCCTGCTTTGGCTACAACTGCGA GTCCTCGGAGCAGTGGGAGTCAGCTGTCCAGGGCCTGCTGAACTACAT AAATAACTGGCACAA ACAGGACGTGAGCATGAG ACTacgctcctcctccttctcctggcCTGGGACACACAGAGCCACCCCAGCCTT CCTGGTATCGCCGGCCTTCAGGTGTCtggagcccccacacctggccaaccTGACCTTGGAAGATGCTGCTGAGTGTCTCAAGCAGCACTGA